In the genome of Vanacampus margaritifer isolate UIUO_Vmar chromosome 1, RoL_Vmar_1.0, whole genome shotgun sequence, one region contains:
- the LOC144046443 gene encoding protein GVQW3-like translates to MDLESMKYVELRGLAKKLGLKANMKADKLVEAIKKHFEQQNDTEKDKAEELEADVTADGKADESKEVFYSSSEKSSRVQNNAKDEAGCQTGSTEQRTNLKFLVRLGKSPSEALGLLQQVYGDETMSRSRVFEWCKRFKEGREDVEDDPRSGRPTTSRTEANVERVRQMLSGDRRLTVRLIANELGINRDNVWKIITEDLAMQKV, encoded by the exons aTGGATTTGGAATCCATGAAATATGTGGAGCTACGCGGCTTAGCAAAAAAACTTGGTCTAAAAGCTAATATGAAG GCAGACAAGTTAGTGGAAGCTATTAAGAAGCATTTTGAGCAACAAAACGACACTGAGAAAGACAAG GCTGAAGAGCTGGAGGCCGACGTCACTGCTGATGGGAAGGCAGACGAATCCAAAGAGGTATTTTACTCGTCTTCAGAAAAGAGCAGTAGAGTGCAGAACAACGCCAAGGATGAAGCAG GTTGTCAAACAGGGAGCACAGAGCAACGAACAAACTTGAAGTTTCTGGTCCGGTTGGGGAAAAGTCCATCCGAAGCACTGGGATTACTGCAGCAAGTGTACGGAGATGAGACGATGTCACGCTCGCGTGTTTTTGAGTGGTGCAAGAGGTTTAAAGAGGGACGAGAGGATGTGGAAGACGACCCCAGGAGCGGAAGGCCTACAACCAGCAGAACTGAGGCCAACGTGGAGCGCGTCAGGCAGATGCTGAGTGGCGATCGTCGGTTGACTGTTCGGTTGATCGCAAATGAGCTGGGCATAAACCGGGACAACGTCTGGAAGATTATCACTGAAGATTTGGCCATGCAGAAAGTCTGA
- the LOC144046417 gene encoding nucleolar and spindle-associated protein 1-like isoform X2 yields MDLDSMKYAQLRNLAKQLGLKANVKADKLLKAVKKQLEQQKDTEEHKEVENLETNVTAEVKTETEVVCSSSVFVNTRRGKAKKKRASDSDVKLDDEGGSEVVPEIHAHKKIRLSSLSKIENGENEPAVKFSDLSSRVKSDDKDEAGNVPSVAKSTRIPRSKGQQGKRTALRPVTPNFQKLHEANFNKMESIDDYMQRKNKRKMEPVQEGKVAKATRVSLFSPATYRNKNQLHQDKMAETKKDVFKPSVLSTRRINVRFSEAMPDNEHKRSLVKTPARMSLAMATSTPKKQTPGIKNMASASFVFTGNTSATPGTQKKPVFDLKASLSRPLSYKPHAGKLKPFDAKGKDDTEANKSLVAESRKKNYKQHRVQTRQERQAKHAEERKEKKSNLVCARRGLVMT; encoded by the exons ATGGATTTGGATTCAATGAAATATGCCCAGCTACGCAACCTGGCGAAGCAGCTGGGTCTCAAGGCTAATGTAAAG GCGGACAAGTTGTTAAAAGCCGTCAAGAAGCAGTTAGAGCAACAAAAGGATACCGAGGAACACAAG GAGGTAGAAAATCTGGAGACCAATGTCACCGCTGAGGTGAAGACAGAAACGGAGGTGGTTTGCAGCTCCTCAGTGTTTGTGAACACACGTCgaggaaaagcaaaaaagaaaagagccaGTGATTCTGATGTCAAGTTGGACGATGAG GGAGGCAGTGAAGTGGTCCCAGAAATCCACGCCCACAAGAAGATTCGTTTGTCTTCTTTATCCAAAATTGAGAATGGAGAGAATGAGCCTGCGGTCAAGTTTTCAGACCTGAGCAGTCGAGTGAAGAGTGATGACAAGGATGAAGCAG GTAATGTTCCTAGTGTGGCCAAATCCACTAGGATCCCTCGCTCTAAAGGGCAGCAGGGCAAGAGGACAGCCCTGAGACCAGTCACTCCCA ACTTCCAAAAACTCCACGAGGCAAATTTCAACAAGATGGAGTCCATTGATGACTATATGCAGAGGAAGAATAAGAGGAAGATGGAGCCTGTCCAAGAGGGAAAG GTGGCGAAGGCTACTCGTGTGTCCTTGTTCAGCCCCGCTACCTACAGGAACAAGAATCAGCTTCATCAGGACAAGATGGCAGAGACAAAGAAAGATGTGTTCAAGCCCTCTGTGCTTTCCACAAGAAGGATCAATGTGAG gTTCTCCGAGGCGATGCCTGATAACGAGCACAAAAGGTCGCTGGTAAAAACGCCGGCGCGCATGTCGCTCGCCATGGCCACCAGCACACCCAAGAAGCAGACGCCTGGAATAAAGAACATGGCTTCAG CATCATTTGTGTTCACTGGCAACACGAGCGCAACTCCGGGAACGCAGAAGAAGCCCGTTTTCGACCTCAAGGCCAGCCTGTCCCGTCCGCTCAGCTACAAGCCTCACGCAG GCAAGCTGAAGCCGTTCGACGCCAAAGGCAAAGACGACACCGAAGCCAACAAGTCTTTGGTTGCAGAGTCTCGTAAGAAAAACTACAAACAGCACAGAGTGCAGACCAG GCAGGAGAGACAAGCCAAACACGCGGAAGAGCGCAAAGAAAAGAAGTCAAACTTAGTATGTGCACGACGAGGCCTGGTGATGACGTAA
- the LOC144046417 gene encoding nucleolar and spindle-associated protein 1-like isoform X1, whose translation MDLDSMKYAQLRNLAKQLGLKANVKADKLLKAVKKQLEQQKDTEEHKEVENLETNVTAEVKTETEVVCSSSVFVNTRRGKAKKKRASDSDVKLDDENILFPSKGGSEVVPEIHAHKKIRLSSLSKIENGENEPAVKFSDLSSRVKSDDKDEAGNVPSVAKSTRIPRSKGQQGKRTALRPVTPNFQKLHEANFNKMESIDDYMQRKNKRKMEPVQEGKVAKATRVSLFSPATYRNKNQLHQDKMAETKKDVFKPSVLSTRRINVRFSEAMPDNEHKRSLVKTPARMSLAMATSTPKKQTPGIKNMASASFVFTGNTSATPGTQKKPVFDLKASLSRPLSYKPHAGKLKPFDAKGKDDTEANKSLVAESRKKNYKQHRVQTRQERQAKHAEERKEKKSNLVCARRGLVMT comes from the exons ATGGATTTGGATTCAATGAAATATGCCCAGCTACGCAACCTGGCGAAGCAGCTGGGTCTCAAGGCTAATGTAAAG GCGGACAAGTTGTTAAAAGCCGTCAAGAAGCAGTTAGAGCAACAAAAGGATACCGAGGAACACAAG GAGGTAGAAAATCTGGAGACCAATGTCACCGCTGAGGTGAAGACAGAAACGGAGGTGGTTTGCAGCTCCTCAGTGTTTGTGAACACACGTCgaggaaaagcaaaaaagaaaagagccaGTGATTCTGATGTCAAGTTGGACGATGAG AACATACTTTTTCCTTCAAAGGGAGGCAGTGAAGTGGTCCCAGAAATCCACGCCCACAAGAAGATTCGTTTGTCTTCTTTATCCAAAATTGAGAATGGAGAGAATGAGCCTGCGGTCAAGTTTTCAGACCTGAGCAGTCGAGTGAAGAGTGATGACAAGGATGAAGCAG GTAATGTTCCTAGTGTGGCCAAATCCACTAGGATCCCTCGCTCTAAAGGGCAGCAGGGCAAGAGGACAGCCCTGAGACCAGTCACTCCCA ACTTCCAAAAACTCCACGAGGCAAATTTCAACAAGATGGAGTCCATTGATGACTATATGCAGAGGAAGAATAAGAGGAAGATGGAGCCTGTCCAAGAGGGAAAG GTGGCGAAGGCTACTCGTGTGTCCTTGTTCAGCCCCGCTACCTACAGGAACAAGAATCAGCTTCATCAGGACAAGATGGCAGAGACAAAGAAAGATGTGTTCAAGCCCTCTGTGCTTTCCACAAGAAGGATCAATGTGAG gTTCTCCGAGGCGATGCCTGATAACGAGCACAAAAGGTCGCTGGTAAAAACGCCGGCGCGCATGTCGCTCGCCATGGCCACCAGCACACCCAAGAAGCAGACGCCTGGAATAAAGAACATGGCTTCAG CATCATTTGTGTTCACTGGCAACACGAGCGCAACTCCGGGAACGCAGAAGAAGCCCGTTTTCGACCTCAAGGCCAGCCTGTCCCGTCCGCTCAGCTACAAGCCTCACGCAG GCAAGCTGAAGCCGTTCGACGCCAAAGGCAAAGACGACACCGAAGCCAACAAGTCTTTGGTTGCAGAGTCTCGTAAGAAAAACTACAAACAGCACAGAGTGCAGACCAG GCAGGAGAGACAAGCCAAACACGCGGAAGAGCGCAAAGAAAAGAAGTCAAACTTAGTATGTGCACGACGAGGCCTGGTGATGACGTAA
- the pacc1 gene encoding proton-activated chloride channel isoform X1, with amino-acid sequence MLGKDSTYREFNDEDDHSEEMQSPDFFRDVVEDGEERHESLSPEEDAGDSTPPMRVSKACLKNVFTVALIFVYLLLTTVAAFLAYQTISDFLEKLNHPVMSVTYKEVDAFSPPGIALYPGNARLLSCRHHYHDHIPPLVDPGKPQEGDCVIKEVTYFGLFTNQTKKKALVVRGPSDVRSKELIFMQFSLNKTEEDFSAITYMLFAKFSDLDYSLNKSEFMRDCERNYSTWTFSGGFRTWVKMSLVRTSGKSNQSVEFRQESAVVKFNDKRPEIERSNQLFFVVFEWRDPFLQEIQLIVTANPWSSAAILCGVFMALFKAANFAKLTVQWIIRMRKRHLRNKARQQGIIN; translated from the exons ATGCTCGGAAAGGACAGTACTTATCGAGAG TTCAACGATGAGGACGACCACAGTGAAGAAATGCAGTCACCGGACTTTTTCCGTGATGTTGTGGAAGACGGTGAGGAGCGTCATGAGAGCCTTTCGCCAG AGGAAGACGCTGGAGACAGCACGCCGCCCATGCGGGTAAGCAAGGCGTGCCTGAAGAACGTGTTCACGGTGGCGCTCATCTTCGTCTACCTTCTGTTGACGACCGTGGCCGCCTTCCTGGCCTACCAGACCATCTCCGACTTCCTAGAGAAGCTCAACCATCCCGTCATGTCAGTCACCTACAAGGAGGTGGATGCCTTCTCACCACCCG GGATCGCTCTGTATCCCGGCAATGCCCGGCTGCTGAGCTGCCGGCACCACTACCACGACCACATCCCTCCCTTGGTGGACCCTGGGAAGCCTCAAGAGGGTGACTGCGTCATCAAGGAGGTCACCTATTTCGGGCTCTTCACGAATCAAACCAAG AAGAAGGCGCTGGTGGTGCGAGGACCGTCGGACGTCCGCAGCAAGGAGTTGATCTTTATGCAGTTCAGTCTGAACAAAACAGAGGAGGACTTCAGCGCAATCACTTACATGCTATTCGCCAAGTTTAGCGACCTAGACTACAG TTTGAATAAATCTGAATTCATGAGGGACTGTGAGAGGAACTACTCCACATGGACCTTCTCCGGGGGCTTCCGCACGTGGGTTAAGATGTCCTTGGTGAGGACATCAGGCAAAAGCAACCAATCAGTGGAGTTTCGCCAAGAG TCAGCTGTGGTCAAATTCAATGACAAGAGGCCCGAAATTGAAAGGAGCAACCAGCTTTTCTTTGTTGTCTTTGAGTGGCGTGATCCCTTTTTACAAGAAATCCAACTG ATCGTGACGGCAAACCCGTGGTCGTCGGCAGCCATTCTCTGCGGCGTCTTCATGGCTCTCTTCAAGGCGGCCAACTTTGCCAAGCTGACCGTCCAGTGGATCATTAGAATGCGCAAGCGCCATCTGAGGAACAAAGCCCGCCAACAGGGCATCATAAACTGA
- the pacc1 gene encoding proton-activated chloride channel isoform X2, with translation MLGKDSTYREFNDEDDHSEEMQSPDFFRDVVEDGEERHESLSPEEDAGDSTPPMRVSKACLKNVFTVALIFVYLLLTTVAAFLAYQTISDFLEKLNHPVMSVTYKEVDAFSPPGIALYPGNARLLSCRHHYHDHIPPLVDPGKPQEGDCVIKEVTYFGLFTNQTKKALVVRGPSDVRSKELIFMQFSLNKTEEDFSAITYMLFAKFSDLDYSLNKSEFMRDCERNYSTWTFSGGFRTWVKMSLVRTSGKSNQSVEFRQESAVVKFNDKRPEIERSNQLFFVVFEWRDPFLQEIQLIVTANPWSSAAILCGVFMALFKAANFAKLTVQWIIRMRKRHLRNKARQQGIIN, from the exons ATGCTCGGAAAGGACAGTACTTATCGAGAG TTCAACGATGAGGACGACCACAGTGAAGAAATGCAGTCACCGGACTTTTTCCGTGATGTTGTGGAAGACGGTGAGGAGCGTCATGAGAGCCTTTCGCCAG AGGAAGACGCTGGAGACAGCACGCCGCCCATGCGGGTAAGCAAGGCGTGCCTGAAGAACGTGTTCACGGTGGCGCTCATCTTCGTCTACCTTCTGTTGACGACCGTGGCCGCCTTCCTGGCCTACCAGACCATCTCCGACTTCCTAGAGAAGCTCAACCATCCCGTCATGTCAGTCACCTACAAGGAGGTGGATGCCTTCTCACCACCCG GGATCGCTCTGTATCCCGGCAATGCCCGGCTGCTGAGCTGCCGGCACCACTACCACGACCACATCCCTCCCTTGGTGGACCCTGGGAAGCCTCAAGAGGGTGACTGCGTCATCAAGGAGGTCACCTATTTCGGGCTCTTCACGAATCAAACCAAG AAGGCGCTGGTGGTGCGAGGACCGTCGGACGTCCGCAGCAAGGAGTTGATCTTTATGCAGTTCAGTCTGAACAAAACAGAGGAGGACTTCAGCGCAATCACTTACATGCTATTCGCCAAGTTTAGCGACCTAGACTACAG TTTGAATAAATCTGAATTCATGAGGGACTGTGAGAGGAACTACTCCACATGGACCTTCTCCGGGGGCTTCCGCACGTGGGTTAAGATGTCCTTGGTGAGGACATCAGGCAAAAGCAACCAATCAGTGGAGTTTCGCCAAGAG TCAGCTGTGGTCAAATTCAATGACAAGAGGCCCGAAATTGAAAGGAGCAACCAGCTTTTCTTTGTTGTCTTTGAGTGGCGTGATCCCTTTTTACAAGAAATCCAACTG ATCGTGACGGCAAACCCGTGGTCGTCGGCAGCCATTCTCTGCGGCGTCTTCATGGCTCTCTTCAAGGCGGCCAACTTTGCCAAGCTGACCGTCCAGTGGATCATTAGAATGCGCAAGCGCCATCTGAGGAACAAAGCCCGCCAACAGGGCATCATAAACTGA